From the Blastocatellia bacterium genome, one window contains:
- a CDS encoding DUF378 domain-containing protein — MRSPLDTIALVLIIVGALNWGLWGIFQFDLVAAIFGGNTAFLSRVIYTVVGLAGIYSLTLLAKGAKSGA, encoded by the coding sequence ATGAGGAGCCCGCTAGATACAATCGCGTTAGTTTTGATAATCGTTGGCGCGTTGAACTGGGGATTGTGGGGCATCTTCCAATTCGATCTCGTGGCGGCGATCTTCGGAGGGAATACTGCCTTTCTGAGCCGGGTCATCTATACTGTAGTCGGCTTGGCTGGGATTTACAGTCTGACGCTACTCGCGAAGGGGGCAAAAAGTGGGGCGTAA
- a CDS encoding fasciclin domain-containing protein, whose product MQTATSKDIVDTAVEAGTFKSLATALKAAGLVETLKGRGPFTVFAPNDEAFAKLPPGTLDDLLKPENKSRLTKILTYHVVAGKLMAADVVKLRSVKTLSGDELQIQSMQGRVIVGGARVIKTDIVASNGVIHVIDTVLLPKNY is encoded by the coding sequence ATGCAGACGGCCACATCGAAGGATATTGTGGATACAGCCGTGGAGGCCGGTACATTCAAGTCCTTGGCTACGGCGTTAAAAGCAGCCGGCTTGGTTGAGACCCTCAAGGGGAGGGGACCTTTCACGGTGTTCGCTCCAAATGATGAGGCTTTCGCAAAGCTTCCACCCGGAACCCTGGATGATCTACTGAAACCGGAGAACAAGAGTCGGCTCACGAAGATACTCACCTATCACGTTGTAGCGGGCAAGCTCATGGCGGCGGATGTGGTCAAGCTCAGATCGGTGAAGACACTGAGCGGAGATGAGCTGCAGATTCAAAGCATGCAAGGCAGGGTCATAGTAGGGGGCGCTCGAGTGATCAAGACGGACATCGTGGCAAGTAATGGCGTTATCCACGTCATTGATACTGTGCTCTTGCCGAAAAACTATTGA